One Cedecea neteri DNA segment encodes these proteins:
- a CDS encoding YgiW/YdeI family stress tolerance OB fold protein translates to MKKTAALFAIIALTSAPLFAAQTGGFVDPNASVQTQPIQQGGFVGPTGSKTTVKQAKTLSDDTWVTLTGKIEQRIGGDDYIFRDATDSINVDIDHKRWNGQVVTPQDTVEIQGKVDKDWNSIEIDVKQINKLK, encoded by the coding sequence ATGAAAAAGACAGCAGCTTTGTTTGCCATTATTGCTTTAACTTCAGCCCCTCTCTTTGCTGCTCAGACCGGTGGGTTTGTTGACCCTAATGCCTCGGTACAAACTCAGCCTATACAGCAGGGCGGCTTTGTGGGCCCAACGGGGAGTAAAACCACGGTAAAACAGGCCAAAACGTTATCTGATGACACTTGGGTGACGCTGACCGGCAAAATAGAACAGCGCATTGGTGGCGATGATTACATTTTCCGCGATGCAACCGACAGCATCAACGTAGATATTGATCATAAGCGTTGGAACGGCCAAGTGGTCACCCCACAGGATACAGTGGAAATTCAGGGTAAAGTGGATAAAGACTGGAATTCGATTGAAATCGACGTAAAGCAAATTAACAAACTGAAGTAA
- the qseB gene encoding quorum sensing response regulator transcription factor QseB, producing the protein MRLLLIEDDPLIGDGIKAGLIKMGFAVDWFNDGLQGQAALGLAPYDAVVLDLSLPGMDGLDILRAWRKEGHNEPVLILTARDSLDERIEGLQLGADDYLCKPFALTEVAVRLQVLIRRAHGHAQPELTYGNVVLSPANYTVSLNGEPLQLKPKEFALLELLMRNAGRVLPRTLIEEKIYNWDDEVSRNALEVHIHHLRKKLGSSFIRTVHGIGYTLGDTC; encoded by the coding sequence ATGCGCCTGTTACTTATTGAGGATGACCCACTGATTGGTGACGGCATTAAAGCCGGATTAATCAAAATGGGGTTTGCGGTTGACTGGTTTAACGATGGGCTTCAGGGGCAAGCCGCACTTGGCCTCGCCCCCTACGATGCCGTAGTGCTGGATCTCAGCCTGCCCGGTATGGATGGTCTGGATATCCTCCGTGCCTGGCGAAAAGAAGGCCACAACGAACCGGTGCTGATTTTAACGGCCAGGGACTCGCTGGACGAGCGGATAGAAGGATTACAGCTGGGGGCGGACGACTACCTTTGTAAACCTTTCGCACTCACAGAAGTCGCGGTTCGGCTGCAAGTGCTCATCCGCCGGGCGCACGGCCACGCGCAGCCGGAACTAACCTACGGAAATGTTGTGCTTTCCCCGGCAAACTATACGGTATCTCTCAACGGCGAGCCCTTGCAGCTGAAGCCCAAGGAGTTCGCCTTACTCGAGTTGCTTATGCGAAACGCCGGGCGCGTGCTACCGCGCACGTTAATCGAGGAAAAAATCTATAACTGGGACGATGAAGTCTCACGTAACGCCCTTGAAGTTCATATTCACCATCTTCGCAAAAAACTGGGCAGCAGTTTTATTCGCACCGTACACGGCATCGGCTATACGTTGGGTGACACATGCTGA
- the qseC gene encoding quorum sensing histidine kinase QseC, giving the protein MLNTLTKSLRTRLTVGFIVLTFAAAAIASTTAWYEARKSLNKLFDTQQLLFAKRLSVLDFNTANNTDSQLPRSKNILKKHRGKLDDDTLAFAIFTVDGRLVLNDGDSGKGLTYSWHRDGFADGRLKDDDDQWRLVWLTTPDGHYRIVVGQEWDYRNDMALDVVSAQLMPWLIVLPLMLALLIWLVSSELAPLRKLTQKLQHRPPADNSRLATQALPLEVRPLVEALNQLFERTEAFMQRERRFTSDAAHELRTPLAAMKVQAEVAQLAEDDTQVRAQALNQLHHGIDRASRLVEQLLTLSRLDSLAELNDVQDVSLQTLLQENVMEAWHGAQREHIDIRLQMLEQPVTRRGQPLLLGLMLRNILDNAIRYSPAGSIVNVVLNEHNLEIIDNGPGVNPEYLASLGERFFRPPGQLKTGSGLGLSIVSRIAALHGMQATFGNAESGGFRVHISWN; this is encoded by the coding sequence ATGCTGAACACCCTGACCAAAAGCTTACGCACGCGTCTGACAGTAGGCTTTATCGTACTTACCTTTGCAGCCGCAGCCATTGCCAGTACCACCGCGTGGTATGAAGCCCGCAAATCGCTCAACAAGCTCTTTGATACGCAGCAACTGCTTTTTGCTAAGCGGCTAAGCGTGTTGGATTTCAACACTGCAAACAATACCGATTCACAGCTTCCTCGCAGTAAAAACATACTGAAAAAACATCGAGGTAAACTTGATGATGACACATTAGCCTTCGCCATTTTTACCGTAGACGGCAGGCTTGTGCTCAATGACGGCGACAGCGGTAAAGGGCTGACTTATTCATGGCATAGAGATGGATTTGCTGACGGACGACTCAAAGATGATGACGATCAATGGCGTCTGGTCTGGCTGACAACGCCTGATGGGCATTATCGCATCGTGGTCGGCCAGGAGTGGGATTACAGGAACGATATGGCCCTGGATGTGGTTTCCGCTCAGCTCATGCCCTGGCTAATCGTGTTGCCGCTGATGCTGGCCCTGCTGATTTGGTTAGTCAGTTCAGAACTGGCACCGCTGCGTAAGCTAACGCAAAAACTACAGCACCGTCCTCCGGCCGACAACAGCAGACTGGCGACGCAGGCGCTTCCGCTGGAAGTCAGGCCACTGGTGGAAGCATTAAATCAGCTTTTTGAGCGTACAGAGGCGTTTATGCAGCGTGAAAGGCGCTTCACGTCCGATGCTGCGCACGAACTCCGTACCCCGCTTGCCGCCATGAAGGTACAGGCAGAGGTGGCTCAACTAGCTGAGGATGATACTCAGGTCAGAGCTCAAGCACTAAACCAGCTTCACCACGGCATCGATCGCGCTTCTCGTCTTGTTGAACAGCTCCTTACGCTTTCCCGACTGGACTCCCTGGCTGAACTTAACGATGTGCAAGACGTGTCGCTGCAGACGCTGCTTCAGGAAAACGTGATGGAAGCCTGGCATGGGGCCCAGCGAGAACACATTGATATTCGCCTGCAGATGTTGGAGCAACCGGTGACTCGCCGTGGCCAGCCACTTTTACTCGGGTTGATGCTACGCAATATCCTCGATAACGCCATCCGCTACAGTCCCGCAGGCAGCATTGTGAACGTCGTGCTAAACGAACATAACCTTGAGATTATCGACAATGGACCAGGTGTGAACCCTGAATATCTTGCCTCTTTGGGCGAACGCTTCTTCCGCCCGCCTGGGCAGCTAAAAACAGGCAGCGGGCTGGGGTTGTCAATCGTAAGTCGAATTGCGGCGTTGCACGGTATGCAGGCAACTTTCGGCAATGCAGAAAGCGGCGGCTTTAGGGTTCACATCAGTTGGAACTGA
- a CDS encoding NAD(P)H-dependent oxidoreductase gives MSNILIINGGKKFGHSNGQLNDTMTEVAESYLRDLGHDVQVTRADSEYDVKAEVEKFLWADSIIWQMPGWWMGAPWTVKKYIDDVFTEGHGSLYASDGRTRSDASKKYGSGGLIQGKTYMISLTWNAPLEAFTEKDQFFHGVGVDGVYLPFHKANQFLGMEGLPTFIANDVIKAPDVPHYVAEYRKHLAGIFA, from the coding sequence ATGAGCAACATCCTGATTATTAACGGCGGTAAAAAATTCGGTCATTCTAACGGCCAGCTTAATGACACCATGACTGAAGTCGCGGAAAGCTATTTGCGCGACCTCGGGCATGATGTTCAGGTCACTCGCGCAGACAGCGAATATGACGTTAAAGCGGAAGTCGAGAAATTCCTTTGGGCAGACAGCATCATCTGGCAGATGCCGGGCTGGTGGATGGGCGCCCCGTGGACGGTCAAAAAGTACATTGACGATGTGTTCACCGAAGGTCACGGTTCGCTGTATGCCAGCGACGGTCGTACTCGTTCAGACGCTTCTAAAAAATATGGCTCTGGTGGCCTGATTCAGGGCAAAACCTACATGATATCCCTGACGTGGAACGCACCTTTAGAAGCTTTCACCGAAAAAGATCAGTTTTTCCATGGCGTTGGCGTGGATGGCGTTTATCTTCCGTTCCACAAAGCGAACCAATTCCTGGGTATGGAAGGACTGCCAACCTTTATCGCTAATGACGTCATCAAAGCACCTGACGTGCCACATTATGTAGCAGAATATCGCAAGCATCTGGCTGGTATTTTTGCTTAA